A window of Festucalex cinctus isolate MCC-2025b chromosome 6, RoL_Fcin_1.0, whole genome shotgun sequence contains these coding sequences:
- the LOC144020064 gene encoding cytoplasmic phosphatidylinositol transfer protein 1-like, with protein sequence MLLKEYRICMPLTVEEYRIGQLYMISKHSHEQSDRGEGVEVVQNEPFEDPMHGQGQFTEKRVYLNSKLPSWARAVVPKIFYVTEKAWNYYPYTITEYTCSFLPKFSIHIETKYEDNKGINDNIFDSELKDQEREVCFVDIAYDDIPDRYYKESEDLRYFKSEKTSRGMLQEGWRDTQHPIMCSYKLVTVKFEVWGLQTRVEQFVHKVIRDVLLLGHRQAFAWVDEWIDMTMDEVREFERTIQEATNQKIGMFPPSISISETPLSSCSLTGPASAPSTPLCTDAPDSLSVSKDRPRKKSAPETLTLPEPSSSGVQQGSATGPLPSLTHLQSSTSPSSSSDLAEMGEQ encoded by the exons TACCGCATTGGGCAGCTTTACATGATCAGCAAACACAGCCATGAACAGAGCGACCGAGGGGAAGGCGTGGAAGTTGTCCAGAACGAACCTTTTGAGGACCCCATGCACGGGCAGGGGCAGTTCACAGAAAAACGGGTCTACCTCAACAG TAAACTTCCCAGCTGGGCTCGAGCAGTGGTTCCTAAAATTTTCTATGTGACCGAGAAGGCGTGGAACTACTACCCTTACACCATCACAG AATACACG tgcTCATTCCTTCCCAAGTTCTCCATTCACATAGAGACGAAATACGAGGACAACAAAGGCATCAATGATAAC ATCTTTGACTCGGAGTTGAAGGACCAGGAGAGGGAGGTGTGTTTTGTCGACATTGCTTACGATGACATCCCTGACCGCTACTATAAGGAGTCAGAG GACTTGCGATACTTCAAGTCTGAGAAAACGTCGCGGGGGATGCTTCAGGAGGGATGGAGGGACACGCAGCATCCCATCATGTGCTCGTACAAACTGGTCACAGTCAAGTTTGAGGTGTGGGGTCTGCAGACGCGTGTGGAGCAGTTTGTGCACAAG GTGATTCGGGATGTGTTGCTGCTTGGACACAGGCAGGCCTTTGCTTGGGTGGATGAGTGGATTG acatgacaatggATGAGGTGAGAGAATTTGAGCGGACAATCCAGGAGGCCACCAACCAGAAGATCGGGATGTTCCCCCCGTCCATCTCCATCAGTGAGACCCCACTGTCCTCCTGTTCCCTCACGGGGCCCGCCAGCGCCCCCTCCACTCCGCTGTGCACCGATGCGCCCGATTCCCTCTCAGTCTCCAAGGACCGGCCCCGCAAAAAGTCAGCTCCAGAAACCCTGACCCTTCCTGAGCCGTCTTCAAGCGGTGTGCAGCAGGGATCCGCTACCGGCCCACTTCCTTCTTTGActcatcttcagtcttcaacaTCGCCTTCCTCCAGCTCCGATCTTGCTGAGATGGGAGAACAGTAG